DNA from Cynocephalus volans isolate mCynVol1 chromosome 2, mCynVol1.pri, whole genome shotgun sequence:
CAGCTTGCAGCTGTACATCTCTCCAAGAGCCGGACCGATTATCAGCCAACACAGGCAGGCAGACTGATGAGACCATCGCTGAAATACTTGTCACATCCTAGAATTCAGTCAAGTTGTGACAAGGAAACTCTGCTCACAGGTGGTAGCTCCAAAAACAGAAATCACAGGCTTTTAACCATGGCCCAAATCAATAATGGCCCTGGGAGATTAACAGAAGCACTCTGCCTAGAGGTGCGATCAACATATTTTGAGATGAAGAATGAAAAACTGCTCTTCAGAGCATCAGATCCTAAATACCAGCTTTTTGTTCCACAGCTTGCAACTGGCAGATATGCTGCAAGAGCTTTTCATAGAAAATCACATAGTTTGGATCTGAACATCAGTGAGAAACTAACTTTATTACCCACTTTATATGAAATGCATAGTAAGACTACTGCCTTTTCCAGGCTAAATGAAACACAGCCTATTGACCTTTCAGGCTTGCCTTTACCATCTAGTAAAAATAGCTGTTCCTTTCAAAATCCATCCAGCTTTGATCCTAATATGCTGCTGCAAAGATTTTCAGTGGCTCCCCGTGAGACCCAGACACAAAGAGGAAGAGAATTTCAGTGTGGTCTGGAAGCTTCTTCAGTGTACTCTGACCATGCTAATACTGACAACCTGACTTTCCTGATGGACCTGCCCTCAGCTACCAGAAGCATGCTGGAGGCCTCAGACCAAGAAGACCACCTTTCCACTCTGCAATTCCTGAACTCAGCCAGTTTTTCATTGGGTACCATTAATCAGAGGctcaataaaagagaaaggaacaagtTGAAGAATCTAAGAAGGAAACAACGAAGGCATGAAAGATGGTTACAGAAACaggtaacttttttaaaaagagtttactAGAAATTCCGTATTATAAATATCAGAGTTTGGGGAGTAGAGCTAACTTTGAATACCTGTATTACAAAAACTtggttttcataatttttgaaaTGATCTCTCTCTCTAGGTGCACTTAATAATCATGCAGTCCAATTATAATTGATATGTATAACTCTGTATTTTTCACACGTTTCAGAAAAGCCTCTTTTGTGCAGTTTTTCCTAATTCTGCTAACATTTTAGAGGAATATCAATCTCATGATACTCAGTCATTTGTCACATTCATTTTAAGTTTATTGCATGTTAGAATTGTTTTGCAGTGATTTTATTTCAGGttaaggtgaaaaaaaaatgtttaagtaaatcTAGTCAGGTAGCAAATTCATTCACCTTTCATCATATTTAGCTTAAACGGATATTTCCAAGGAGTCTTACTTAATTTGGGGCCCACATGATCCAGACATGATTAATTGTGCTAAATTGTGAAAATTACCTA
Protein-coding regions in this window:
- the RNF180 gene encoding E3 ubiquitin-protein ligase RNF180 isoform X5 — translated: MQHVVTTLTFPREIHAEGLYRTAVCRGICCQTMMKRSEESITKNRNQKEISILRCWKCRKCIASSGCFMKYPENQVNRDRHDSIDAQNICHVWHMNIEALPEWINCLIQKAEWTVGKLNCPFCGARLGGFDFVSTPKCSCGQLAAVHLSKSRTDYQPTQAGRLMRPSLKYLSHPRIQSSCDKETLLTGGSSKNRNHRLLTMAQINNGPGRLTEALCLEVRSTYFEMKNEKLLFRASDPKYQLFVPQLATGRYAARAFHRKSHSLDLNISEKLTLLPTLYEMHSKTTAFSRLNETQPIDLSGLPLPSSKNSCSFQNPSSFDPNMLLQRFSVAPRETQTQRGREFQCGLEASSVYSDHANTDNLTFLMDLPSATRSMLEASDQEDHLSTLQFLNSASFSLGTINQRLNKRERNKLKNLRRKQRRHERWLQKQ
- the RNF180 gene encoding E3 ubiquitin-protein ligase RNF180 isoform X4, whose product is MNIEALPEWINCLIQKAEWTVGKLNCPFCGARLGGFDFVSTPKCSCGQLAAVHLSKSRTDYQPTQAGRLMRPSLKYLSHPRIQSSCDKETLLTGGSSKNRNHRLLTMAQINNGPGRLTEALCLEVRSTYFEMKNEKLLFRASDPKYQLFVPQLATGRYAARAFHRKSHSLDLNISEKLTLLPTLYEMHSKTTAFSRLNETQPIDLSGLPLPSSKNSCSFQNPSSFDPNMLLQRFSVAPRETQTQRGREFQCGLEASSVYSDHANTDNLTFLMDLPSATRSMLEASDQEDHLSTLQFLNSASFSLGTINQRLNKRERNKLKNLRRKQRRHERWLQKQTLNNEMSTDDDNEYAEEKDSYICAVCLDVYFNPYMCYPCHHIFCEPCLRTLAKDNPASTPCPLCRTIISRVFFQTELNNATKTFFTKEYLKIKQSFQKSSSAKWPLPNCRKAFHLFGGFHRRAAPVTRRQFPHGAHRMDYLHFEDDSRGWWFDMDMVIIYIYSVNWVIGFVVFCFLCYFFFPF